From the genome of Thiovibrio frasassiensis:
GGCCGAGGCAACCACCCCGTTTTCGATCCGGGTCTCGAACTTGAGATGCCCTTCCACCCTGGTCAGGGGATCAACGGTTATTTTGGTTGCGGTCATTGCACGGCCTCCTTGCCGAATTCCACCCGGTTGTGCCTTTGATACACTGCGTCCGGTGCATCACTGAGCAATGGTACCAGATTTCTGAGTGAAAGAAAGCAAGGTTTTAATCAATAGAGAATTGCGGCATATCGTAAAGATACATAAAACGACGATTTCTCGGAGCAGTAGCAAAGGGTCGCGAGAATGGGTCAACAGAGGTCGGGTCTCCCAAAAGTGTATCCAGCCTTCTGAAAGTGGAAAACAAAAGAGCTTGAGAGTACTAACGTTTGCACAAAATGGGCACGGAACCAGGTTTTCTGTGGATGGGTTGATGAAAGAAATCAAAATATCGGGCTCCGTCCCCATTTCCGATCGCGGCCAAGTCCCGAGGTCTTCTTATAAGAGCTTTTCGACGGTGTAGCCTTTTCGTCTCAGAGTTTCGATGATCCCCTCGGTCCCCGCCAAATGGCCGGCACCGACAAGAATAAATTCTTTCTCGGGGGTCCTGTGATAGGCTTCAAGCAAAGGGAACCAAAGCTTATTGCGGTCTGTCAGCAGTTTCTTGTACAGTTTCGGCATTGTTTTTTTGAGTTCGGCAACAAAGAGCGCATCAATTTTCTTGAGGTCCCCTTTTCGCCAAGCCTCCACCATGGTTTCATAATCCTGCTTGATTGACTTGAGATCCCGCAAGGTGTGAGCGATATAGGCGTCTTCATTCCCCGCGCCCATCTCTACGACGTATTGGATTTGCTGGTCGATAGTCTCAAGCCCTTCGATTCTTTTCTTTTCCTCTGTCGCTAATTTATGAAAAAAAGAGTCAACCCCCTCCTTGGCAACGCCAAATTTGGCGAGTTCAACGGATGCCAAGGTTACTGCAATAATCGACGGTTTAAAATGCTTGAGATTTTCGAGGGGGATACCGCGAACGGCGCAATATTCGTTGAGCAAACGGTAGGTTTTGCCTGATACATGCTGGTCAATGGTCGAGCCATCAGCATACACGGCTTTTGCCAGCAACTTCTCTTGCACAGAGGGTTCATTTAACTTGCCGAGATCGGTTTCGAAAACAAGGAGGTCGGAGGCCCGATACGCTTCTGCGAATTCGGGGGGCAGGGGGAAATCAGACGGACGTAACAAGTGAAATGTGCCGCCTAGATACATGACGGAGTTGTCTTTTTGGATTTTCCATACGGAAGATTCTGCCCAGGCCTGGGTGCAAATAAGGAAAAC
Proteins encoded in this window:
- a CDS encoding TraB/GumN family protein translates to MKKILLSIALVFLICTQAWAESSVWKIQKDNSVMYLGGTFHLLRPSDFPLPPEFAEAYRASDLLVFETDLGKLNEPSVQEKLLAKAVYADGSTIDQHVSGKTYRLLNEYCAVRGIPLENLKHFKPSIIAVTLASVELAKFGVAKEGVDSFFHKLATEEKKRIEGLETIDQQIQYVVEMGAGNEDAYIAHTLRDLKSIKQDYETMVEAWRKGDLKKIDALFVAELKKTMPKLYKKLLTDRNKLWFPLLEAYHRTPEKEFILVGAGHLAGTEGIIETLRRKGYTVEKLL